One Paraburkholderia agricolaris genomic region harbors:
- a CDS encoding VOC family protein produces the protein MNSLRPKRLGHMVLMVRDIKKSAQFYTDVLGLKVSDWIGDQMVFLRAGSDHHDLALAQLPKDSADFNDLPRYSRPGLEHFSYLIDSYEEMERSVKVLQEHGVEIVRGIGRHGPGNNLFLVFKDPDGNNVEVYCEMTQIGERDAHEPQVWERTIESFDQYRFERFVVPPPPHLVAQKSAQAAAVTTASGTTQDSTKADSSKSADSE, from the coding sequence ATGAACAGTTTGCGTCCGAAGCGGCTTGGGCACATGGTGCTGATGGTGCGCGACATCAAGAAGTCCGCGCAGTTTTATACCGACGTGCTGGGTCTCAAAGTATCCGACTGGATCGGCGACCAGATGGTATTTCTGCGCGCCGGCAGCGATCATCACGATCTCGCGCTCGCGCAACTGCCGAAAGATTCCGCCGATTTCAACGACCTGCCGCGCTATTCACGCCCCGGCCTCGAACACTTTTCGTATCTGATCGACAGCTACGAGGAGATGGAGCGCTCGGTGAAGGTCTTGCAGGAGCATGGTGTCGAGATCGTGCGTGGCATCGGCCGGCATGGTCCTGGCAACAACCTGTTCCTCGTTTTCAAGGACCCGGATGGCAACAACGTCGAGGTGTACTGCGAGATGACGCAGATCGGCGAGCGCGACGCACACGAGCCGCAGGTGTGGGAGCGCACGATCGAATCGTTCGACCAGTATCGCTTCGAACGCTTTGTCGTGCCGCCGCCACCGCATCTGGTGGCGCAAAAATCGGCGCAGGCAGCGGCGGTGACTACGGCGTCGGGCACCACGCAAGATTCAACGAAAGCCGATTCGTCCAAGTCGGCTGATAGCGAATAA
- a CDS encoding ABC transporter substrate-binding protein: MLQRIRRAVRQWVRPLRRRAALSAVALTATALFTSAHAADKVRVNLAWLPQGSTGGILLAQAKGYYRDAGLDVSVMRGYGGQRTVNEVDEGLFEFGYGDPVSVMLNRAHGGHAVMVGAINTRWPGAMCYLERPGFKVTTLKDLSGMTLGGGGASPVQNIMPAWLKQNGMAPDAIKTVRLDPAVINTALLQKRIDLSECWEGASLPVQAALAKRAGQQLGKVFYRDFGLDMMGNGIVTTDTFVAQHPDVVKRFVAATYRGYALMREHPQEAADAIAGLYPVLDKTILLQQIVETNGLIADDPTQHKTGWLRPARMDATAAFVSRAFGTGSKVKAADLYTNQFVE, translated from the coding sequence ATGTTGCAGCGGATACGGCGCGCGGTACGACAGTGGGTTCGGCCACTCAGGCGGCGGGCTGCGTTGAGCGCGGTGGCATTGACCGCCACCGCGCTTTTCACGAGCGCCCATGCGGCCGACAAGGTGCGCGTCAATCTGGCGTGGCTGCCGCAGGGCAGCACCGGCGGCATCCTGCTCGCGCAGGCGAAGGGCTACTACCGCGACGCGGGTCTCGACGTCAGCGTGATGCGCGGATATGGCGGCCAGCGCACCGTCAATGAAGTGGACGAAGGGCTGTTCGAGTTCGGCTACGGCGACCCCGTCAGCGTGATGCTGAACCGCGCGCATGGCGGCCATGCGGTGATGGTCGGCGCGATCAACACGCGTTGGCCCGGTGCGATGTGTTATCTCGAGCGGCCCGGCTTCAAGGTGACGACGCTAAAGGATCTCTCGGGGATGACGCTCGGCGGCGGCGGTGCGTCGCCGGTGCAGAACATCATGCCCGCATGGCTCAAGCAGAACGGCATGGCGCCCGACGCGATCAAGACCGTGCGCCTCGACCCGGCCGTGATCAATACCGCGCTGCTGCAAAAGCGCATCGACCTGTCGGAGTGCTGGGAGGGCGCCAGCCTGCCGGTGCAAGCCGCGTTGGCGAAGCGGGCCGGACAGCAGCTCGGCAAGGTTTTCTACCGGGATTTTGGTCTGGACATGATGGGTAACGGTATTGTCACCACCGATACCTTTGTGGCGCAGCATCCCGACGTGGTCAAACGATTTGTCGCCGCGACTTATCGCGGTTATGCGCTGATGCGCGAGCACCCGCAGGAGGCCGCCGATGCGATTGCGGGGCTTTATCCGGTACTCGACAAGACGATCCTGTTGCAGCAGATCGTCGAGACCAATGGACTGATCGCCGACGATCCTACGCAGCACAAGACCGGCTGGTTGCGGCCCGCGCGCATGGATGCCACCGCCGCGTTTGTGTCGCGTGCGTTCGGCACCGGCTCGAAGGTGAAGGCAGCCGATCTTTATACGAATCAGTTTGTCGAGTGA
- a CDS encoding fumarylacetoacetate hydrolase family protein has product MTWFGIATYELNGRTATGLAVGDKLYDAQAVLKQSASALPFADVGALIAGWETDGAAAVERLDAAARALEAGTLDAAPLAGHTLCVPYQPRRIFAAASNYHEHAQEMGTELAPREESTPYMFMKAETSVVPTLANVVIPPHAERVDWEVELAVVIGKAGRHIAKEDAYDYIAGYTILNDVSARDLNRRSDYPFKHDWFRGKSFDTFGPLGPWFVPRACIAEPQNLRMRLAVNGEMMQDGNTSGMIFNIAEQIEYLSTILTLQPGDLIATGTPTGVGMGRGIYLKAGDVMVASIDGIGSIENPLVAG; this is encoded by the coding sequence GTGACCTGGTTTGGTATCGCAACTTATGAATTGAACGGCCGCACGGCCACGGGCCTGGCGGTTGGCGACAAGCTGTATGACGCGCAGGCGGTATTGAAGCAAAGCGCTTCGGCGCTGCCGTTTGCCGACGTCGGCGCGCTGATCGCCGGCTGGGAGACGGACGGTGCGGCGGCCGTCGAACGGCTCGACGCCGCTGCGCGCGCGCTCGAGGCGGGCACGCTCGACGCCGCGCCGCTCGCCGGCCACACGCTGTGCGTGCCGTATCAGCCGCGCCGCATTTTCGCGGCGGCGTCGAACTATCACGAACACGCGCAGGAGATGGGAACCGAGCTGGCGCCGCGCGAAGAGAGCACGCCGTACATGTTCATGAAGGCCGAGACGAGCGTGGTGCCGACCCTTGCGAACGTGGTGATTCCGCCGCACGCGGAGCGGGTCGACTGGGAGGTGGAACTGGCCGTGGTGATCGGCAAGGCCGGCCGCCACATCGCGAAAGAGGACGCTTACGACTACATTGCCGGCTACACGATTCTCAACGACGTCAGCGCGCGCGACCTGAATCGCCGCTCCGACTATCCGTTCAAACACGACTGGTTTCGCGGCAAGAGTTTCGATACCTTTGGTCCACTCGGCCCGTGGTTCGTGCCGCGCGCGTGTATCGCCGAGCCGCAGAATCTGCGCATGCGCCTCGCGGTAAATGGCGAAATGATGCAGGACGGCAACACGTCCGGGATGATTTTCAACATCGCCGAGCAGATCGAATATTTATCGACGATCCTCACGCTGCAACCGGGCGATCTGATCGCCACGGGCACGCCGACCGGCGTCGGCATGGGGCGGGGCATTTATCTGAAGGCGGGTGACGTGATGGTCGCTTCGATCGACGGGATCGGTTCGATCGAGAATCCGCTGGTCGCCGGCTGA
- a CDS encoding GntR family transcriptional regulator, translating to MTTLSSKIYRLLCDEIIEGTLEPGQKLEEAALAERFNASRTPIREALRELAARGLVELTPRKGVVVAQFSIDELADMLEAMCELEALCCRLSAQRMSLVEKKQLEELQTEMNAAIARGDETEYFQLNREFHELICKGAQSKSLASIMSVQRQRLAGFRAAQPASPSRFEAATDEHREIVSAILNSEPERAYNAMRDHTARLSIVVLGRLKRQRTERENA from the coding sequence ATGACGACGCTCTCCTCCAAGATTTACCGCCTGCTGTGCGACGAGATCATCGAAGGCACGCTTGAACCGGGCCAGAAGCTCGAAGAAGCGGCACTCGCCGAACGCTTCAACGCGTCGCGCACACCGATCCGCGAAGCGCTGCGCGAGCTCGCCGCCCGTGGCCTCGTCGAACTGACGCCGCGCAAGGGTGTGGTGGTCGCGCAGTTCAGCATCGACGAACTGGCCGACATGCTCGAAGCGATGTGCGAACTCGAGGCGCTGTGCTGCCGGTTGAGCGCGCAGCGTATGAGCCTCGTCGAGAAGAAGCAGCTCGAAGAACTCCAGACCGAAATGAACGCCGCGATCGCGCGCGGCGATGAAACGGAGTACTTCCAGCTCAATCGCGAATTCCACGAACTGATCTGCAAGGGCGCGCAAAGCAAATCGCTGGCGTCGATCATGTCCGTTCAGCGGCAGCGTCTGGCGGGTTTTCGCGCCGCGCAGCCGGCTTCGCCGTCGCGCTTCGAGGCGGCAACCGACGAGCATCGCGAGATCGTCTCCGCGATCCTCAACTCCGAGCCGGAACGTGCGTACAACGCGATGCGCGACCATACGGCGCGGCTGTCTATCGTTGTACTCGGCCGGCTCAAGCGCCAACGCACCGAGCGTGAAAACGCCTGA
- a CDS encoding dihydrodipicolinate synthase family protein, with protein MSVSRLSAFAKPRVFAPVVTPFTAGLDVDAARFVAFCRWLVGQGAGLALFGTNSEANSLSLAERHTLLDQVLEAGIDPAQMLPGTGACALPDAIALTRHAAEAGCAGALMLPPFFYKGVSDEGLFAYYSDVIQAVGSDQLRVLLYHIPQFTGVPITPTLIERLIAAYPQTVVGIKDSSGDWANTAAMLEKFPGFAVFPASEALLGKALPLGAAGCISATANIQPHAIASLLNAATVEERAIWEGKVATVRLAVQAQPMIPALKSIVAHFAHDPAWTRVRPPLTPMNPAQSGALLQQLQALDFSMPSVASLAAVVA; from the coding sequence ATGTCCGTCAGCCGTCTATCTGCTTTTGCCAAACCACGCGTGTTTGCGCCGGTGGTTACGCCGTTCACCGCCGGGCTGGATGTCGATGCAGCGCGCTTTGTCGCGTTTTGCCGGTGGCTGGTCGGGCAGGGCGCCGGCCTCGCGCTGTTCGGCACGAATAGCGAAGCGAATTCGCTGAGTCTTGCCGAACGCCACACGTTGCTGGATCAGGTGCTCGAAGCCGGTATCGACCCCGCTCAGATGCTGCCCGGTACCGGTGCATGCGCGTTGCCTGACGCGATCGCATTGACCCGTCACGCGGCCGAAGCCGGTTGCGCCGGCGCCTTGATGCTGCCGCCGTTCTTCTATAAAGGTGTCAGCGACGAAGGCCTGTTCGCGTACTACTCGGACGTGATCCAGGCCGTCGGCTCGGATCAGTTGCGCGTGCTGCTGTATCACATCCCGCAGTTCACCGGCGTGCCGATCACCCCCACGCTGATCGAGCGGCTGATCGCGGCGTATCCGCAAACCGTGGTCGGCATCAAGGACAGTTCAGGCGACTGGGCCAACACCGCGGCGATGCTTGAGAAGTTTCCCGGCTTCGCGGTGTTTCCCGCGTCCGAGGCTTTGCTCGGCAAAGCACTGCCACTGGGCGCGGCCGGCTGCATTTCGGCTACCGCGAATATTCAGCCGCACGCGATCGCGAGTCTGCTGAACGCGGCGACGGTGGAAGAAAGGGCGATATGGGAAGGCAAGGTCGCGACGGTTCGTCTCGCCGTGCAAGCACAACCGATGATCCCCGCGTTGAAAAGCATCGTCGCGCACTTTGCGCACGACCCCGCGTGGACGCGGGTGCGCCCACCGCTCACGCCGATGAATCCGGCGCAGTCGGGCGCGTTGTTGCAGCAGCTTCAGGCATTGGATTTTTCGATGCCGTCGGTGGCATCGCTGGCGGCGGTGGTTGCGTGA
- a CDS encoding alpha/beta hydrolase, which yields MHTLQEPLGSLSATLRQRFAQIGPVWGRDINAHRDLVIAAYSPLVAAARDAGEPLEVARDIAYGGHERQRLDVFACAQTREKGNADVVLFVHGGAFLRGSKSFNGLIYDNVSRWFARQGCVALNVEYRLAPEAPYPAGADDVAAALAWAQKHVADFGGNPQRIFLVGHSAGGAHVATYLCDPLYAGLREGASAVAGAVLISARLAADVRPDNPNAAGVRAYFGADETRYAARSPLSHAAHFDTPLMVVVAEYENPYLAAYGAAFFERVLLARQRAGDGAPKRAPRFVQMLRHNHTSVVAHFDSGETMLGDAMLDFFSA from the coding sequence ATGCACACCTTGCAGGAACCGTTGGGCAGTCTTTCCGCCACGCTCAGGCAGCGCTTTGCGCAGATCGGACCGGTCTGGGGGCGCGATATCAATGCGCATCGCGACCTGGTGATCGCCGCGTATTCGCCGTTGGTGGCTGCTGCGCGCGATGCGGGGGAGCCGCTCGAGGTGGCGCGCGATATCGCCTACGGTGGCCATGAGCGGCAGCGTCTGGATGTGTTTGCTTGCGCGCAAACGAGGGAGAAGGGCAACGCCGATGTCGTGCTATTTGTCCACGGCGGTGCGTTCCTGCGCGGCAGCAAGAGCTTCAACGGACTCATTTACGACAACGTGTCGCGCTGGTTCGCCCGGCAGGGTTGTGTCGCGCTGAACGTCGAATACCGGCTCGCGCCTGAAGCGCCGTATCCCGCCGGCGCGGACGACGTCGCCGCTGCACTCGCGTGGGCACAGAAACACGTCGCCGATTTCGGTGGCAATCCGCAAAGAATCTTTCTGGTCGGACATTCGGCGGGCGGCGCGCATGTCGCCACGTATCTGTGCGATCCGTTGTATGCCGGGCTGCGTGAAGGCGCTTCGGCTGTCGCCGGTGCGGTGTTGATCAGCGCCCGGCTGGCCGCCGACGTGCGGCCCGATAACCCGAACGCAGCCGGTGTGCGCGCCTATTTCGGCGCGGACGAAACACGCTACGCCGCGCGTTCGCCGCTGAGCCACGCGGCGCATTTCGACACGCCGCTGATGGTGGTCGTCGCCGAATACGAGAACCCTTATCTGGCCGCTTACGGCGCGGCTTTCTTCGAGCGCGTTCTGCTGGCGCGTCAACGTGCCGGCGACGGCGCGCCCAAACGCGCACCGCGCTTCGTGCAGATGCTGCGGCACAACCACACATCGGTGGTCGCGCATTTCGATTCGGGCGAGACCATGTTAGGTGACGCGATGCTCGATTTTTTCAGCGCCTGA
- a CDS encoding VOC family protein produces the protein MDKLRHIALSVEDPEAAAQFFEQAFGMRRAGNAMRGIYMTDGTMNVALLNFKDETVPGYAGLKDVRGVIHFGMWVDSVEDTAARVVAAGGTYLTGRHEKDPNVFYEVKYRMPDGTVFDITENGWKGAVKEVAPAAQAADPRA, from the coding sequence ATGGACAAACTCCGCCACATCGCGCTTTCGGTCGAAGATCCCGAAGCCGCCGCGCAATTCTTCGAACAGGCATTCGGCATGCGCCGCGCCGGCAACGCGATGCGCGGCATCTATATGACGGACGGCACCATGAACGTGGCGCTCCTCAACTTCAAGGACGAGACCGTTCCCGGTTACGCGGGGCTGAAGGACGTGCGCGGCGTGATTCACTTCGGCATGTGGGTGGACAGCGTCGAAGACACCGCGGCGCGCGTGGTCGCGGCGGGCGGCACGTATCTGACAGGACGCCACGAGAAAGATCCGAACGTGTTTTACGAAGTGAAATACCGCATGCCCGACGGCACCGTGTTCGACATCACCGAAAACGGCTGGAAAGGTGCGGTGAAGGAAGTCGCGCCTGCCGCACAAGCCGCCGATCCGCGAGCATGA
- a CDS encoding 2-hydroxyacid dehydrogenase, with protein sequence MSAPVSANVNASAGGTHVLALIALPDATLDALRRGYTLHYHPDGWDAALSAEVDPANLRSVVTNGSTGLSGAQMAALPALEIVSAFGAGYENVDVAAATRRGIVVTHAPGANAATVADHAIGLLLALARGYAPLTDAVRAGRWQASRAERPTLTGARLGLLGMGRIGRLIAARAQGFDMTLGYHGRRLHADAPGRYYAELIELAADSDFLVIACNGGAATRHLVNREVLQALGPNGYVVNVSRGSVLDTQALIDALAHAAIAGAGLDVIEDEPEVPAALLDHPGVLITPHIAGRSPASLIAQRDALLASLSQHFARAPIEFAVRAA encoded by the coding sequence ATGAGCGCGCCTGTCAGCGCCAACGTCAACGCGAGCGCGGGCGGCACGCATGTGCTCGCGCTGATCGCACTGCCGGACGCGACACTGGATGCGCTGCGGCGCGGCTATACGCTTCACTATCATCCCGACGGGTGGGACGCGGCCTTGTCGGCCGAGGTCGATCCGGCGAACCTGCGCTCGGTGGTGACCAACGGCTCGACCGGCTTATCCGGTGCGCAGATGGCCGCGCTGCCCGCGCTGGAGATCGTCAGTGCGTTCGGCGCCGGCTACGAGAACGTCGACGTGGCCGCCGCCACGCGGCGCGGCATCGTGGTGACCCATGCGCCGGGCGCGAATGCGGCGACCGTCGCCGATCACGCAATCGGTCTGCTGCTCGCGCTCGCACGCGGCTATGCGCCGCTCACCGACGCGGTGCGTGCCGGGCGTTGGCAGGCCTCGCGTGCCGAGCGGCCCACCCTGACGGGTGCTCGCCTGGGGCTGCTTGGAATGGGGCGCATCGGCCGGCTAATCGCGGCGCGCGCACAGGGCTTCGACATGACGCTCGGCTATCACGGACGCCGGCTGCACGCCGACGCGCCGGGCCGCTACTACGCGGAGCTCATCGAGTTGGCCGCCGACAGCGATTTTCTCGTCATCGCCTGCAACGGTGGCGCCGCGACCCGGCATCTGGTCAATCGCGAGGTGCTGCAAGCGCTGGGGCCGAACGGCTACGTGGTGAACGTGTCGCGCGGCTCCGTGCTCGACACGCAAGCGTTAATCGACGCGCTCGCTCACGCCGCAATCGCCGGTGCCGGGCTCGACGTGATCGAAGACGAACCCGAGGTGCCGGCCGCCCTGCTCGATCATCCCGGTGTGCTGATCACCCCGCACATCGCGGGCCGCTCGCCCGCTTCATTGATTGCGCAGCGAGACGCGCTACTCGCCAGTCTGTCCCAGCACTTCGCACGCGCTCCCATCGAATTCGCGGTGCGCGCGGCCTGA
- a CDS encoding porin, translated as MNVRSLGALALSCAAAWGLASHAVNAQTSVTLYGLVGLDIASTKRSNGPPAAIAEQSPGLTAPYWGIRVNEELGAGYRAIAVLESFFQPTNGGIGRTAADPFWGRNSYVGIAGPFGRVTLGRHTNLLYLAEQAVNPFQASILFSPLVMQTFTAPYGGAIAGDTVWNNGIQYTSPNLNGLTTTAVYAPGGFAGANGTYNAALSTLYAGGSLTAVAAVQRTRVVAGVASPTQNAYLVGAAYDFSLFKLYGALQGLRTDAADIGAHTYEAGLSVPLTSQLSALAEWSYTRRSAPKNAVTGRNTGSAGLDYFLSKRTDLYLVTVYDKLSGSGTAMTYAAGIRHLF; from the coding sequence ATGAACGTTCGATCGTTGGGCGCGCTCGCGCTCAGTTGCGCCGCCGCATGGGGACTTGCGTCCCATGCCGTCAACGCGCAAACATCCGTCACCCTGTATGGACTCGTCGGGCTCGATATCGCCAGCACCAAACGCAGCAACGGGCCGCCCGCCGCCATCGCCGAACAGAGCCCTGGATTGACGGCGCCTTACTGGGGCATCCGCGTCAACGAGGAACTCGGCGCCGGCTATCGCGCGATCGCCGTGCTCGAGAGCTTCTTCCAGCCGACGAACGGCGGCATCGGCCGCACCGCCGCCGATCCGTTCTGGGGGCGCAATTCGTATGTCGGCATCGCCGGGCCGTTCGGACGTGTCACGCTCGGACGCCATACCAATCTGCTCTACCTTGCCGAGCAAGCGGTCAATCCGTTTCAGGCCTCGATCCTGTTCTCGCCACTGGTCATGCAAACCTTCACCGCGCCTTACGGCGGTGCGATTGCTGGCGATACCGTCTGGAACAACGGCATTCAGTACACCAGCCCTAATCTGAACGGACTGACCACCACCGCGGTGTATGCGCCTGGCGGTTTCGCGGGTGCGAACGGCACGTACAACGCCGCGCTCTCGACCCTCTATGCGGGCGGCTCGCTCACCGCTGTCGCGGCCGTACAACGCACTCGCGTGGTCGCCGGTGTGGCGTCGCCGACACAGAACGCGTACCTCGTCGGTGCCGCCTATGATTTTTCGCTCTTCAAACTGTACGGCGCGCTGCAAGGTCTGCGTACCGATGCGGCCGACATCGGCGCGCACACCTACGAAGCCGGCCTCTCGGTACCGCTGACCTCGCAACTCAGCGCACTCGCCGAATGGTCATACACCCGCCGCAGCGCGCCGAAGAACGCCGTCACCGGCCGCAATACGGGCTCCGCGGGCCTCGACTACTTCCTCTCCAAACGCACCGATCTTTACCTGGTAACCGTCTACGACAAGCTCTCCGGCTCTGGCACCGCGATGACCTATGCAGCCGGAATCAGGCATCTGTTTTGA
- a CDS encoding porin yields the protein MKKKALVSGAVMLACAGAHAQSSVWLSGYVDMNIEHLISSGSGGNVTRMSSGGLNNSRFNLSGVEDLGGGNKAVFTVEPMFSANTGVQSTQFRQSFVGLKGNWGEVTMGRQFTPSYWIAGYADPSWAADFSMVNNMEFFYASYRVDNAIQYKTPSFYGFTGRIMATTGVGDSTRAGRFLSTSIEYRHGPVFLGAVSELQYTRDIFKSSQIHSSRDNYFSAVYKFGGFEPTFIYHTYNGYYAYPPYVAFNSQGWDAQIGARWNIDGRNRLYVSVVHRHDDNNTSISSATGGVIGYIYGLSKRTDLYATFAHVKSQHDVPIPYPVTFQVYPNGGQNPSGFQFGIRHAF from the coding sequence ATGAAAAAGAAAGCACTCGTGTCCGGCGCCGTCATGCTTGCATGTGCCGGAGCACACGCGCAGTCGAGCGTCTGGCTGTCGGGCTATGTCGACATGAACATCGAACATCTGATCTCGTCCGGTTCTGGCGGAAACGTGACCCGCATGTCGAGCGGCGGTCTTAACAACTCGCGCTTCAACTTGAGCGGCGTCGAAGATCTGGGCGGCGGCAACAAGGCCGTGTTCACCGTCGAGCCGATGTTCTCCGCCAACACCGGCGTGCAGTCGACGCAGTTCCGCCAGTCGTTCGTGGGCCTGAAAGGCAACTGGGGTGAAGTGACGATGGGGCGGCAGTTCACGCCCTCGTACTGGATTGCGGGCTACGCCGATCCGAGCTGGGCCGCCGACTTCAGTATGGTCAACAACATGGAGTTCTTCTACGCGTCGTATCGCGTGGATAACGCGATCCAGTACAAGACGCCGAGCTTCTACGGCTTCACCGGCCGCATCATGGCGACCACCGGCGTGGGCGACAGCACGCGCGCGGGGCGTTTCCTGAGCACCAGTATCGAATATCGGCACGGGCCGGTTTTCCTCGGCGCCGTGAGCGAGTTGCAATACACGCGCGATATTTTCAAGTCCTCGCAGATTCATTCGTCGCGCGACAACTATTTCTCTGCCGTCTACAAGTTCGGCGGTTTCGAGCCGACGTTTATCTATCACACGTACAACGGCTACTACGCGTATCCGCCTTACGTGGCGTTCAATTCGCAAGGGTGGGACGCGCAGATCGGCGCGCGCTGGAACATCGACGGGCGCAATCGTCTGTACGTGAGCGTGGTGCATCGTCACGACGACAACAACACCAGCATTTCCAGCGCGACCGGCGGCGTGATTGGCTACATCTACGGTTTGTCGAAACGGACCGACCTGTATGCGACTTTCGCGCACGTGAAGAGCCAGCACGACGTGCCTATCCCCTATCCGGTCACGTTCCAGGTGTATCCGAACGGCGGACAGAATCCGAGCGGCTTCCAGTTCGGGATTCGTCACGCGTTCTAA
- a CDS encoding c-type cytochrome — protein sequence MVFVAALAGVFGGSSFAATPGGGIATASGVSASEQTCRACHSIDTTKVGPPFRAIAERYRGESDAVAKMKKSMLEGSSGKWGTGATMPANAISDADAERFARWILGIK from the coding sequence ATGGTTTTTGTTGCTGCGTTGGCTGGGGTTTTTGGTGGGAGTTCGTTTGCTGCAACGCCCGGGGGTGGGATTGCGACTGCGAGTGGGGTTTCTGCTAGCGAGCAGACTTGCCGCGCTTGTCACTCGATTGATACGACTAAGGTCGGGCCGCCGTTTCGGGCTATCGCGGAGCGGTATCGAGGGGAGTCTGATGCTGTCGCGAAGATGAAGAAGAGTATGTTGGAGGGGAGTTCCGGGAAATGGGGTACAGGGGCCACGATGCCGGCCAATGCGATTTCGGATGCTGACGCTGAGAGGTTTGCTCGGTGGATTTTGGGGATTAAATAG
- a CDS encoding amino acid permease, translating into MTQEQRGFDTIVEREKGLHRGLSTGQLSMIAIGGAIGTGLFLGSGFAIGFAGPSVLVSYAIGALIALLLMGCLAEMTVAHPTSGSFGAYAEHYIAPWAGFLVRYAYWSSIVFAVGTEVTAIAVYMKYWFPAVPGWYWIVGFSAALIGINSVSVKVFGAVEYVFSMLKIVAIVGFILLGAYVVFGAPANSGIGFGNYTSHGGFFPKGVWGMWVAVIVSIFSYLSIEMIAVAAGEARDPQKAITRAFRATMFRLVFFYLLTLALMLAIVPWNAAGTDESPFVRVMAATHVPGAAGVINFVILVAALSAMNSQLYITTRMMFSLSRAGYAPRRLGALNSKGVPVAALWLSTIGIALATVLNVIYPDASFVLMMSVSMFGAMFTWLMIFVTHFFFRHRHKGAPLAFRMWGYPVTSLLGAGLMVSALVTTWFTREFRMTLVIGVPFVVALLVVYFVWYRGRAAGAARVEIV; encoded by the coding sequence ATGACGCAAGAGCAGCGAGGCTTCGACACGATTGTCGAACGTGAGAAGGGGTTGCACCGTGGGTTATCGACGGGGCAGTTGTCGATGATTGCGATTGGCGGCGCGATCGGCACCGGCCTGTTTCTCGGCAGCGGATTCGCGATCGGCTTCGCCGGCCCGAGCGTACTGGTGAGTTACGCGATTGGCGCGCTGATCGCATTGTTGTTGATGGGGTGTCTTGCCGAGATGACGGTGGCGCATCCGACCTCGGGATCGTTCGGCGCCTACGCCGAGCACTACATTGCGCCGTGGGCGGGATTTCTGGTGCGCTATGCGTACTGGTCGTCGATTGTGTTCGCGGTCGGCACCGAGGTGACGGCGATTGCGGTGTATATGAAATACTGGTTTCCGGCGGTGCCGGGCTGGTACTGGATTGTGGGGTTCTCCGCGGCGCTGATCGGCATTAACTCAGTGAGCGTGAAAGTATTTGGCGCGGTCGAGTATGTGTTTTCGATGTTGAAGATTGTGGCGATTGTCGGCTTCATCCTGCTGGGTGCGTATGTCGTGTTTGGCGCGCCGGCAAATTCGGGGATCGGGTTTGGCAATTACACATCGCACGGCGGCTTCTTTCCGAAGGGCGTGTGGGGTATGTGGGTGGCGGTGATCGTGTCGATTTTCAGCTACCTGAGCATCGAGATGATCGCGGTGGCGGCGGGCGAGGCCCGCGATCCGCAGAAAGCCATCACACGGGCATTTCGCGCGACGATGTTCCGGCTGGTGTTTTTCTATTTGCTGACTTTGGCGCTGATGCTGGCGATCGTGCCATGGAATGCGGCGGGTACGGATGAGAGCCCGTTTGTGCGAGTGATGGCGGCGACGCATGTGCCTGGCGCGGCGGGTGTGATTAATTTTGTGATTCTGGTGGCGGCGTTGTCGGCGATGAATAGCCAGCTCTATATCACGACGCGGATGATGTTCAGTTTGTCACGGGCGGGGTATGCGCCGAGGCGTCTGGGAGCTTTGAATAGCAAGGGCGTGCCGGTTGCAGCGCTTTGGCTGTCGACGATCGGGATTGCGTTGGCTACTGTGTTGAATGTGATTTATCCGGATGCTTCCTTTGTGTTGATGATGTCGGTGTCGATGTTTGGGGCTATGTTTACGTGGTTGATGATTTTTGTTACGCATTTCTTTTTTCGCCATCGGCATAAGGGTGCGCCGTTGGCGTTCAGGATGTGGGGGTATCCGGTTACTTCTCTGCTTGGCGCCGGGCTGATGGTGAGTGCGTTGGTGACTACGTGGTTTACTCGCGAGTTTCGGATGACGCTTGTGATTGGGGTGCCGTTTGTTGTTGCGTTGCTGGTGGTTTATTTTGTCTGGTATCGGGGGAGAGCCGCTGGGGCGGCTCGTGTTGAGATCGTGTAG